One stretch of Prunus persica cultivar Lovell chromosome G1, Prunus_persica_NCBIv2, whole genome shotgun sequence DNA includes these proteins:
- the LOC18789398 gene encoding BURP domain protein RD22 translates to MGFRLPHIFAFLTLTLVASHAALPPQLYWNSVLPNTQMPKSISELLQPDFAEEKGTTVGVGKGGVNVQAGKGKPGGGTNVNVGGKGGGVGVTTGKPGGGTNVGVGKGGVSVNTGHKGKPVYVGVKPGPNPFNYVYAATETQLHGNRNAAIFFLEKDIRPGTSMTLTFSGNSNTAAFVPRTTADSIPFSSNKLPEIFSQFSVKPESVEADIIKGTIEECESSGIRGEEKYCATSLESMVDFSTSKLGGNIQAISTEAEKGATLQKYTITPGVKKLAAGKSVVCHKQTYPYAVFYCHATKTTRAYVVPLKGADGLEAKAVAVCHTDTSEWNPKHLAFQVLKVKPGTVAVCHFLPKDHIVWVPKKST, encoded by the exons ATGGGTTTTCGTCTTCCTCACATCTTTGCTTTTCTCACT CTCACACTGGTGGCAAGCCATGCTGCTCTACCACCTCAGCTTTACTGGAACTCTGTCTTGCCAAACACTCAAATGCCAAAATCCATCAGTGAACTTCTCCAGCCTG ACTTTGCTGAAGAAAAGGGCACCACTGTCGGCGTTGGGAAGGGAGGGGTGAATGTCCAAGCCGGGAAAGGGAAGCCAGGCGGCGGCACCAACGTGAATGTCGGAGGCAAAGGCGGTGGTGTCGGGGTGACCACCGGGAAGCCTGGAGGAGGAACCAACGTTGGTGTTGGCAAAGGAGGAGTGTCTGTGAACACAGGGCACAAGGGAAAGCCTGTGTATGTTGGAGTGAAGCCAGGACCAAACCCTTTCAACTACGTATATGCAGCCACTGAGACTCAGCTACATGGAAATCGAAACGCAGCTATTTTCTTCTTGGAGAAGGACATACGTCCTGGCACAAGCATGACCTTGACGTTCTCTGGAAACTCAAACACCGCGGCTTTCGTGCCACGCACAACAGCGGATTCCATCCCCTTCTCGTCCAACAAGCTGCCAGAGATTTTCAGCCAGTTTTCGGTGAAGCCGGAGTCTGTGGAAGCTGATATAATCAAGGGGACAATTGAAGAGTGTGAGAGCTCAGGCATCAGAGGAGAGGAGAAGTATTGTGCTACCTCTTTGGAGTCAATGGTTGACTTCAGCACTTCCAAGCTTGGAGGAAACATTCAAGCAATCTCAACAGAGGCAGAGAAAGGAGCCACGTTGCAGAAGTACACTATTACCCCTGGAGTGAAGAAGCTGGCAGCTGGTAAATCAGTTGTGTGCCACAAGCAGACCTATCCTTACGCTGTTTTCTACTGCCatgcaacaaaaacaacaagagcTTATGTGGTGCCTCTGAAGGGTGCTGATGGGTTGGAGGCTAAAGCAGTAGCAGTTTGCCACACAGACACATCAGAGTGGAACCCAAAGCATTTGGCCTTCCAAGTGCTAAAAGTTAAGCCAGGAACCGTTGCCGTCTGCCATTTCCTTCCGAAAGATCACATTGTCTGGGTTCCAAAGAAATCTACATGA